Proteins from a genomic interval of Actinoalloteichus hymeniacidonis:
- a CDS encoding DUF6480 family protein, translated as MSLPPDPEPDPPSESEPGGGVPPGSTPPAEGSATRGVSHNETVPSPRWANRLVQVLMVLLLVLVLVFVVRHLIAFIAGL; from the coding sequence ATGAGCCTGCCTCCCGATCCCGAGCCGGATCCGCCCTCAGAGTCCGAGCCGGGCGGCGGCGTGCCGCCTGGCTCGACACCGCCCGCCGAGGGCAGCGCGACCCGAGGTGTCTCGCACAACGAGACCGTCCCGTCGCCCCGATGGGCCAACCGCCTGGTCCAGGTGCTCATGGTGCTGCTGTTGGTTCTCGTCCTGGTGTTCGTGGTGCGTCATCTCATCGCCTTCATCGCAGGCTTGTGA
- a CDS encoding nucleotidyltransferase family protein — translation MSTDSRLMMDASQVDRLVRTLTRVATTLQAHRIPFAVTGGLAVYARGGPETDHDVDLLLRLGDVDKAVEVLVEAGLRAVDPPEDWLSKVYDGEVLVDLIHRPNERPVTDETLNRAEPMRVGAVLAPVVTATDVVIDKLLVFGPHRCDFTEALPPARALREQVDWAKVEAATETSPYAAAFLLLIDRLAVAETGVKRRS, via the coding sequence ATGAGTACCGATTCACGCCTCATGATGGACGCATCGCAGGTCGATCGGCTGGTGCGGACACTGACGCGCGTCGCCACCACTCTGCAGGCGCACCGGATCCCGTTCGCGGTGACGGGCGGGCTCGCGGTCTATGCCAGGGGCGGACCCGAGACCGATCACGATGTGGACCTGCTTCTGCGACTCGGCGATGTCGACAAGGCGGTCGAAGTCCTGGTCGAGGCCGGTCTGCGAGCGGTCGATCCACCCGAGGACTGGCTGTCCAAGGTCTACGACGGAGAGGTGCTCGTCGACCTGATCCACCGGCCGAACGAGCGTCCGGTGACGGACGAGACTCTGAACCGTGCCGAGCCGATGCGAGTGGGCGCGGTGCTGGCTCCGGTGGTCACGGCCACCGACGTCGTGATCGACAAGCTGCTCGTCTTCGGCCCGCATCGGTGCGACTTCACCGAGGCGCTACCGCCTGCCCGTGCGCTGCGTGAGCAGGTCGATTGGGCGAAGGTCGAGGCTGCGACCGAGACATCGCCGTATGCCGCCGCCTTCCTACTGCTGATCGACAGATTGGCGGTGGCCGAGACCGGAGTGAAGCGGAGGTCGTGA
- a CDS encoding SRPBCC family protein codes for MTTITKSVDVHVPVSRAYDQWTQFESFPQFMKGVDRIEQLTPTRTRWRTSIAGVVREFDAEITEQHPDERIAWRSVEGPTQSGVVTLHRLDASTTRVHLQMEFEPTGAVEKAGSGLGLVDHQVQSDLERFREFIEGRAQATGAWRGDVPRAAQEGDPAAPKPKPGPANRPKPGPRPGPPNPAGQPEAPRTGGPRPGPR; via the coding sequence GTGACGACCATCACGAAGTCGGTCGACGTGCATGTCCCGGTGTCCCGGGCCTACGACCAGTGGACCCAGTTCGAATCGTTCCCCCAGTTCATGAAGGGGGTGGACCGGATCGAGCAACTGACGCCGACCAGGACACGCTGGCGGACCTCGATCGCGGGCGTGGTGCGCGAGTTCGACGCCGAGATCACCGAACAGCACCCCGACGAGCGCATCGCCTGGCGTTCGGTGGAGGGCCCGACCCAGAGCGGCGTGGTGACACTGCACCGCTTGGATGCGAGCACGACGAGGGTGCATCTGCAGATGGAGTTCGAACCGACGGGCGCGGTCGAGAAGGCGGGCAGCGGCCTAGGGTTGGTCGATCACCAGGTGCAGAGCGACCTGGAGCGCTTCCGCGAGTTCATCGAGGGCAGAGCCCAGGCGACCGGTGCCTGGCGCGGCGATGTGCCCCGTGCCGCGCAGGAGGGCGATCCGGCGGCGCCCAAGCCGAAGCCGGGCCCCGCCAATCGACCGAAGCCGGGCCCGCGTCCCGGACCGCCGAACCCGGCCGGGCAGCCGGAGGCACCGCGCACCGGAGGCCCGCGCCCCGGACCACGCTGA
- a CDS encoding BON domain-containing protein has translation MSERNQPEPPQYAVEQIRQALASDPRTSELGVQVSVRADVAYLDGEVTGAARAQALTEVARDAGAGLQVHNRVRVTEARGPSTAEELR, from the coding sequence ATGAGCGAACGGAACCAGCCGGAGCCACCGCAGTACGCGGTGGAACAGATTCGCCAGGCCCTGGCCTCGGATCCGCGTACCTCGGAACTGGGCGTCCAGGTCAGCGTTCGCGCCGACGTGGCATACCTCGATGGCGAGGTGACCGGTGCGGCGCGCGCACAAGCGTTGACCGAGGTCGCCCGTGATGCCGGTGCAGGGCTCCAGGTGCACAACCGGGTGCGGGTGACCGAGGCACGCGGGCCGTCCACGGCCGAGGAGCTTCGGTGA
- a CDS encoding glycoside hydrolase family 1 protein, which translates to MPIPAAARDVDAPGLRFPPSFVWGVATSSYQIEGAVDADGRGDSIWDAFSRRPGAVARGESGDPACDHYHRWPQDVELLDQLGVDAYRLSIAWPRIQPEGRGPVNRKGIDFYRRVLSAVRDRGISPFVTMYHWDLPQALEETGGWRSRDTALRFADYAVALHDELGDLVENWITLNEPYVSSIVGYGQGRHAPGAREGHGALAAAHHLLLGHGLAVTALRDQARPDDRLGITLNRSPVVGVTDTAADIAAAARLDCVLNHQFSDPVLGAGYPAELTEIYAGVSDFSFRHDSDLATIAAPLDFLGLNYYYRIHVSDAPYAEPDPAARNADDLGSDRTHRPAEARRSGLNWPIEPAGLREVLTGLRDRHATLPPIYLTENGCAYPDPAAKGVPPEHTDEPTESAATASPASTTGVAGNDAPDDAERIDFLAEHLAVLREAIAAGIDVRGYFLWSLLDNFEWALGYGPRFGIVRVDYDTQQRTPRASFHWYRELLRAQRSGADTEVAESDPTG; encoded by the coding sequence GTGCCCATTCCCGCAGCCGCCCGCGATGTCGACGCCCCCGGACTGCGCTTCCCGCCCTCCTTCGTGTGGGGCGTGGCGACCTCGTCCTATCAGATCGAGGGTGCCGTGGACGCCGACGGCAGAGGCGACTCCATCTGGGACGCCTTCAGCAGGCGACCCGGTGCGGTGGCCCGAGGCGAGAGCGGCGATCCGGCGTGCGACCACTACCACCGTTGGCCGCAGGACGTCGAACTGCTCGATCAGCTCGGTGTCGACGCCTACCGGCTGTCCATCGCCTGGCCTCGAATCCAGCCGGAGGGGCGCGGACCGGTCAACCGCAAGGGCATCGACTTCTATCGCAGGGTGCTCAGCGCGGTGCGCGACCGAGGCATCTCGCCGTTCGTCACCATGTATCACTGGGACCTGCCGCAGGCGTTGGAGGAGACCGGCGGATGGCGGTCCCGGGACACCGCGCTGCGCTTCGCCGACTACGCCGTGGCCCTGCACGACGAACTCGGCGATCTGGTCGAGAACTGGATCACACTCAACGAGCCGTACGTGTCCTCCATCGTCGGCTACGGACAGGGCAGGCATGCGCCGGGCGCCAGGGAGGGCCACGGCGCGCTGGCCGCCGCCCACCATCTTCTGCTCGGGCACGGGCTGGCGGTGACGGCTCTGCGCGACCAGGCACGACCGGATGATCGACTCGGCATCACGCTGAACCGCTCCCCCGTGGTCGGTGTGACCGACACGGCGGCCGACATCGCAGCGGCGGCCCGGTTGGACTGCGTGCTCAACCACCAGTTCAGCGACCCGGTGCTCGGCGCCGGGTATCCGGCCGAGCTCACCGAGATCTACGCCGGGGTGTCCGACTTCTCCTTCCGGCACGATTCGGATCTCGCCACCATCGCCGCGCCGCTGGACTTCCTCGGATTGAACTACTACTACCGGATTCATGTCTCCGATGCCCCGTATGCCGAACCGGACCCGGCCGCACGCAACGCCGACGACCTGGGCTCGGATCGGACGCATCGGCCTGCCGAGGCACGCCGTAGCGGCCTGAACTGGCCGATCGAGCCTGCCGGACTGCGTGAGGTGCTCACCGGGCTGCGCGATCGACACGCGACACTGCCGCCGATCTATCTCACCGAGAACGGTTGCGCCTATCCCGATCCCGCAGCGAAGGGTGTGCCGCCCGAGCACACCGACGAGCCAACCGAATCCGCTGCCACCGCGAGCCCGGCGTCGACCACGGGCGTTGCGGGCAACGATGCCCCCGACGACGCGGAGCGCATCGACTTCCTCGCCGAACACCTCGCGGTACTGCGAGAGGCGATCGCGGCGGGCATCGACGTGCGGGGCTACTTCCTCTGGTCGCTACTGGACAACTTCGAATGGGCACTGGGTTACGGACCCCGGTTCGGGATCGTCCGGGTGGACTACGACACCCAGCAGCGGACCCCGCGAGCCTCGTTCCACTGGTACCGCGAGCTGCTCAGAGCACAGCGGTCCGGAGCCGACACCGAGGTGGCCGAGTCGGATCCGACCGGCTGA
- a CDS encoding DUF4383 domain-containing protein translates to MVQTHGARAADASPSTSAATTAARVVGTIFLLLGVLGFIPGITTNYDTMQFAGHESEAMLFGIFQVSVLHNILHLILGAALLAAGRAAAAAKGMLIGGGVVLLALGLYGALVDQQSTANFFPMNGADNWLHLLTGLGLLLLALLPGSRQDRSSDTIDASRPSESSATDATRSHRPGSGPVYGH, encoded by the coding sequence ATGGTTCAGACTCACGGGGCGCGTGCTGCCGACGCGAGCCCGTCCACGTCCGCAGCCACCACTGCGGCACGGGTCGTGGGAACGATCTTCCTGCTACTCGGTGTGTTGGGATTCATTCCCGGCATCACCACCAACTACGACACGATGCAGTTCGCGGGACACGAGTCCGAGGCGATGCTGTTCGGCATCTTCCAGGTGTCGGTCCTGCATAACATCCTGCACCTCATCCTCGGTGCCGCGCTGCTGGCCGCAGGACGTGCGGCGGCTGCCGCCAAGGGCATGCTGATCGGTGGTGGTGTGGTTCTGCTGGCGCTGGGCCTCTACGGCGCGCTGGTCGACCAGCAGAGCACGGCGAACTTCTTCCCGATGAACGGCGCGGACAACTGGCTGCACCTCCTTACCGGCCTCGGCCTGCTCCTGCTGGCCCTGCTGCCGGGTAGCCGCCAGGATCGGTCGTCGGACACGATCGATGCGTCGAGGCCGTCCGAGTCCTCGGCGACCGACGCCACCAGGTCGCACCGACCTGGTTCGGGGCCCGTGTACGGGCACTGA
- a CDS encoding metallophosphoesterase family protein: protein MIRIAAVGDVHLDPSTAGTLRPALNSVARQADLLLLAGDLTRHGTLDEARTVGEEFAELGVPVVAVLGNHDYHSDQQDEVGRVLAAHGITVLEGDSVVFTIAGLSVGIAGVKGFGGGFAGRCGTAFGEPEMKAFIDHTTAIAGRLRRALLALDVDVRLALTHYSPVTDTLRGEPLEIYPFLGSYHLAEAIDEADCALALHGHAHYGTEHGTTPGGVRVRNVAQPVLHSAYAVYDLEPRDPHRRE, encoded by the coding sequence GTGATCCGCATCGCCGCCGTGGGCGATGTGCATCTCGACCCGTCCACGGCGGGGACCCTGCGCCCGGCGCTGAACTCGGTGGCACGGCAGGCCGATCTGCTGCTGCTCGCCGGGGATCTCACCCGACACGGCACCCTCGACGAGGCCCGGACCGTCGGCGAGGAGTTCGCCGAGCTCGGCGTGCCGGTGGTCGCGGTGCTGGGAAACCACGACTATCACTCCGATCAGCAGGACGAGGTCGGTCGTGTGCTGGCCGCACACGGGATCACGGTGCTCGAAGGCGACTCGGTGGTCTTCACCATCGCAGGTCTCAGCGTCGGGATCGCCGGGGTGAAGGGCTTCGGCGGTGGTTTCGCGGGCCGGTGTGGCACCGCGTTCGGCGAACCCGAGATGAAGGCGTTCATCGACCACACGACGGCGATCGCCGGGCGCCTGCGCCGGGCACTGCTCGCACTGGACGTCGACGTCCGGCTCGCGTTGACGCACTACTCGCCGGTCACCGACACGCTGCGAGGCGAACCGCTGGAGATCTATCCCTTCCTGGGCTCGTATCACCTCGCCGAGGCGATCGACGAGGCGGACTGCGCGCTGGCACTGCACGGACACGCGCATTACGGCACCGAGCACGGCACGACACCGGGCGGAGTACGGGTCCGCAACGTCGCCCAGCCCGTGCTGCACTCCGCCTATGCGGTCTACGACCTCGAACCGCGCGACCCGCACCGGCGGGAGTAG
- a CDS encoding SigB/SigF/SigG family RNA polymerase sigma factor, with amino-acid sequence MTQRSPVSSRDQTYEHLLPLFVTLTEISEGDPRRSSVRERLITEHQALALHIAQRFSNRGVAMDDLVQVANVGLIQAVDRFDPARGTDFLAFAVPTIMGEVRRYFRDRSWSVHLPRRLKELHLAINAVVRELSQVLGRAPTSNEIAAKLGISREEVIEGLEVRHAYRSSSLDEVLGDEDSPALSSTLGAEDPEMVVVENREALHPLLAALPERERTVLLLRFFGNMTQTQISERVGVSQMHVSRILTKTLRHLREQLADS; translated from the coding sequence GTGACTCAGCGCTCGCCGGTGAGCAGCCGGGATCAGACCTACGAACACCTGCTTCCGCTGTTCGTGACCCTGACCGAGATCTCGGAGGGCGATCCCCGGCGGAGTTCGGTGCGCGAGCGCCTCATCACCGAGCATCAGGCGTTGGCGCTGCACATCGCGCAACGGTTCAGTAATCGGGGCGTGGCGATGGACGATCTCGTACAGGTCGCCAATGTCGGTCTCATCCAGGCCGTCGACCGGTTCGATCCCGCGCGGGGCACCGACTTCCTGGCCTTCGCGGTACCGACCATCATGGGCGAGGTACGCCGCTACTTCCGGGACCGCAGCTGGTCGGTGCACCTCCCACGAAGGCTGAAGGAACTGCACCTCGCGATCAATGCGGTGGTCCGCGAGCTGTCCCAGGTGCTCGGTCGGGCACCGACCTCGAATGAGATCGCCGCCAAGCTGGGCATCTCCCGCGAAGAGGTCATCGAGGGTCTCGAGGTCCGCCATGCCTACCGGTCGTCCTCCCTGGACGAGGTGCTGGGTGACGAGGACTCCCCGGCGCTGAGCAGCACGCTGGGCGCGGAGGACCCGGAGATGGTGGTGGTGGAGAACCGCGAGGCACTGCACCCGTTGTTGGCCGCGCTGCCCGAACGCGAGCGCACCGTGCTGTTGCTGCGGTTCTTCGGCAACATGACACAGACCCAGATCAGCGAACGGGTCGGTGTCTCGCAGATGCACGTCTCCCGCATCCTGACCAAGACGCTGCGGCACCTGCGAGAGCAGCTCGCCGACAGCTGA
- a CDS encoding ATP-binding protein, protein MSAAEQIPDQRRWRADSVDTTEVRVAADAARLHVVRSVVAGLALRADFDLDAADDLRLAVDEACSSLVRLAIPGTRLVARFQVAPDAITGKVTVIAAEDAVLRRDTFGWRVLTTLVTEVTAVARTSEHRTGQLLEIEFVKVRREAIP, encoded by the coding sequence GTGAGCGCAGCCGAACAGATCCCCGATCAACGTCGCTGGCGAGCCGACTCGGTCGACACCACCGAGGTACGCGTCGCGGCGGACGCTGCTCGGCTCCATGTCGTGCGCAGCGTCGTCGCGGGTCTTGCGCTGCGTGCGGACTTCGACCTCGACGCGGCCGACGACTTGCGGTTGGCGGTGGACGAGGCATGCTCGTCTCTGGTGCGCCTGGCCATACCCGGAACACGGCTCGTGGCCCGGTTCCAGGTCGCGCCGGACGCGATCACCGGGAAGGTCACGGTGATCGCGGCCGAGGACGCCGTACTCCGGCGGGACACCTTCGGGTGGCGGGTGTTGACGACGCTCGTCACGGAGGTCACCGCCGTCGCACGGACTTCGGAGCACCGCACCGGGCAACTGCTGGAGATCGAGTTCGTCAAAGTCCGCAGGGAGGCGATTCCGTGA
- a CDS encoding ATP-dependent Clp protease ATP-binding subunit gives MTGLGDAGGFGANPFEEFLARFFGSTDPRHGVRRVDFTRLMSEQARQMVVAAAQHTAERGRDDLDAEQLLWAATRAESTRELLSRAGTDPDLLASRIDEQTPPGGHQQAAPMLTPAAKRALLDSYQLSRGLGSSYIGPEHLLLALAANPDSGAGRLLSAARITPEALRSAAEGRANNTPPGGTAPSAAGASTTPSQTPTLDQFGQDLTDLARQGRLDPVVGRADEIEQTIEVLSRRTKNNPVLIGEAGVGKTAIVEGLAQRIHDGEVPDSLMGRRVVELSLAGLVAGTRFRGDFEERMRKVVDEIREDERLIIFIDELHTMVGAGAGAEGGMDAGNLLKPALARGELHVIGATTLEEYRRTVEKDAALERRFQPITVSEPGVEDAVTILRGLRDRYEAHHQVRYTDEALEAAVVLSDRYINDRHLPDKAIDLIDQAGARRQLRRSTPPGDVRGLEQQLDQLARDKDEAVAQEQYEKASQLRDRMQSVRTEISEARMPPSGSVTEVSVGDIAEVVARATGIPVNQLTEEERDRLLRLEDRLHERVIGQRDAVSTVAEAIRRSRSGLGDPRRPVASLLFLGPTGVGKTELAKALTDTMYGDEDRMIRLDMSEFQERHTISRLVGAPPGYVGYGEAGELTEPVRRRPYSLVLLDEIEKAHPDLFNLLLQILDDGRLTDSEGRTVDFRNTVLIMTSNLGSDLLGKATTLGFQSGTGDGDADLRQRLTARLRESFRPEFINRIDEIIIFRRLDARELHEVTELLLEDTRNRLNDMDITVEFDEDAVRLIAEHGHQPEFGARPMRRTIQREVDNPLAARLLDGSLQAGGHVRVSAADEELDFRIHQPAEEQQGTDDQR, from the coding sequence ATGACCGGTCTCGGCGATGCGGGCGGTTTCGGGGCGAACCCCTTCGAGGAGTTCCTCGCCCGCTTCTTCGGCTCCACCGATCCGCGCCACGGCGTGCGACGGGTCGACTTCACCCGCCTGATGAGCGAGCAGGCCCGGCAGATGGTCGTCGCCGCCGCCCAGCACACGGCGGAGCGCGGCCGCGACGATCTCGATGCCGAACAGCTGCTGTGGGCCGCGACGCGCGCAGAGTCGACCCGCGAGCTGCTCAGCCGAGCGGGCACCGATCCCGATCTGCTGGCCAGTCGTATCGACGAGCAGACGCCTCCGGGTGGGCATCAGCAGGCCGCGCCGATGCTGACCCCGGCCGCCAAGCGCGCGCTACTGGACTCCTACCAGCTCTCCCGGGGCCTGGGCTCCTCCTACATCGGACCGGAACATCTGTTGTTGGCCTTGGCCGCCAATCCCGATTCCGGTGCCGGGCGACTTCTCTCCGCCGCCAGGATCACCCCGGAGGCACTGCGTTCGGCCGCCGAGGGCCGGGCGAACAACACTCCCCCCGGCGGCACGGCGCCCTCGGCCGCAGGCGCGTCGACGACCCCGAGTCAGACTCCGACGCTCGACCAGTTCGGCCAGGACCTCACGGATCTGGCCCGGCAGGGCAGGCTCGATCCCGTGGTGGGTCGGGCCGACGAGATCGAGCAGACGATCGAGGTGCTGTCCCGACGCACCAAGAACAATCCGGTGCTGATCGGGGAGGCGGGCGTCGGCAAGACGGCCATCGTGGAGGGACTGGCCCAGCGCATCCACGATGGCGAGGTGCCGGATTCCCTGATGGGTCGCCGTGTCGTCGAGTTGAGCCTGGCCGGTCTGGTAGCGGGGACCCGATTCCGAGGGGACTTCGAGGAGCGGATGCGCAAGGTCGTCGACGAGATCAGGGAGGACGAACGCCTGATCATCTTCATCGACGAGCTGCACACCATGGTCGGAGCCGGTGCGGGTGCCGAGGGCGGCATGGACGCGGGCAATCTGCTCAAGCCGGCCTTGGCCCGAGGCGAGCTGCATGTCATCGGGGCCACCACCCTCGAGGAATACCGGCGCACGGTGGAGAAGGACGCGGCGTTGGAACGCCGGTTCCAACCCATCACCGTGTCCGAACCGGGAGTCGAGGACGCGGTGACGATCCTGCGCGGGCTGCGGGACCGCTACGAGGCGCATCATCAGGTCCGCTACACCGATGAGGCGTTGGAGGCGGCCGTGGTGCTGTCCGATCGGTACATCAACGACCGGCACCTGCCCGACAAGGCCATCGACCTGATCGACCAGGCGGGCGCCCGGCGCCAGCTGCGTCGGAGCACGCCGCCGGGGGACGTCCGAGGTCTGGAGCAGCAGCTCGACCAGCTCGCCAGGGACAAGGACGAGGCGGTCGCCCAGGAGCAGTACGAGAAGGCATCCCAGCTGCGGGACCGGATGCAGTCGGTGCGCACCGAGATCAGCGAGGCCAGGATGCCGCCGAGTGGGTCGGTGACCGAGGTCAGCGTGGGCGACATCGCCGAGGTGGTGGCCCGGGCGACCGGCATCCCGGTCAACCAGCTGACCGAGGAGGAACGCGATCGACTCCTGCGGCTGGAGGACCGACTGCACGAGCGGGTCATCGGCCAGCGCGATGCCGTCTCGACCGTCGCCGAGGCGATCCGACGGTCCCGCTCGGGCCTCGGCGACCCGAGGCGGCCGGTGGCGAGCCTGCTGTTCCTCGGGCCGACCGGGGTGGGTAAGACCGAACTGGCCAAGGCCCTCACCGACACCATGTACGGCGACGAGGACCGGATGATCCGGCTGGATATGAGCGAGTTCCAGGAACGGCACACGATCAGCAGGCTGGTCGGCGCCCCGCCCGGTTACGTGGGCTACGGCGAGGCGGGGGAACTCACCGAGCCGGTGCGGCGCAGGCCCTATTCGCTGGTGTTGCTCGACGAGATCGAGAAGGCGCATCCGGACCTGTTCAATCTGCTGCTGCAGATCCTGGACGACGGGCGCCTGACCGACAGCGAGGGCCGCACCGTCGACTTCCGCAACACCGTGTTGATCATGACCTCCAATCTGGGTTCGGATCTGCTCGGCAAGGCGACCACCCTGGGTTTCCAGAGCGGCACCGGCGACGGCGACGCCGACCTGCGCCAACGGCTGACCGCCCGGCTACGCGAGTCCTTCCGACCGGAGTTCATCAACCGCATCGACGAGATCATCATCTTCCGACGACTCGACGCCCGGGAGTTGCACGAGGTCACCGAGCTGCTTCTGGAGGACACCCGCAACAGGTTGAACGACATGGACATCACCGTGGAGTTCGACGAGGACGCCGTGCGGCTGATCGCCGAACACGGCCACCAGCCGGAGTTCGGGGCCCGTCCGATGCGGCGCACCATCCAACGCGAGGTGGACAACCCCCTCGCCGCCCGACTGCTGGACGGTTCGCTACAGGCGGGCGGCCACGTCCGGGTGTCGGCGGCAGACGAGGAGTTGGACTTCCGCATCCATCAACCCGCCGAGGAGCAGCAGGGCACCGACGACCAGCGGTGA
- a CDS encoding acetate/propionate family kinase gives MTTSVHRRPGEEQEAAVTTVLTVNAGSSSLKSHLVDAEHETVLAERTISHLPSREETHELLDGLLDEASHSGVEVDAVAHRLVHGGSEVRKATLADEDSIRAAWQAASLAPAHVPAALHLLEYTRDRLPDRPQVLCPDTAFHVGLPEEAATYPLPARWRERFGLRRYGFHGLSFQWATRRAAALLPGAADRLLLAHLGGGASVCAVRGGRSMDTSMGFTPLEGLPMTTRSGSVDPGMLLWLLTKEDPLTSADLADGLYHRSGLLGLSNGRSADTRDLVAAAAEGDTASELALAVFAHRTARELAGCATALDRIDAVVFTGEIGWDQPEVRSAVCARLALLGVSDSLSGNRSNDGLISEQGAAVPVLVIQTREELSLAAEAAAIVRR, from the coding sequence GTGACGACGTCGGTCCACCGCAGGCCGGGCGAGGAGCAGGAGGCAGCTGTGACCACCGTGCTGACGGTGAACGCCGGATCGAGCAGCCTGAAGAGCCACCTGGTCGACGCCGAACACGAGACGGTGCTGGCGGAACGCACCATCTCGCACCTGCCCTCCCGCGAGGAGACACACGAGCTGCTGGACGGGCTGCTCGACGAGGCGTCCCACAGCGGCGTCGAGGTGGACGCCGTCGCCCACCGGCTGGTCCATGGGGGAAGCGAGGTCCGGAAGGCCACACTCGCCGACGAGGACTCGATCCGGGCCGCGTGGCAGGCGGCCTCACTGGCCCCCGCCCATGTCCCCGCCGCGCTGCACCTGCTGGAGTACACCCGGGACCGCCTGCCCGACCGGCCGCAGGTGTTGTGCCCGGACACCGCCTTTCACGTGGGGCTGCCCGAGGAGGCGGCGACCTATCCGCTGCCCGCGCGGTGGCGGGAGCGGTTCGGCCTGCGACGTTACGGCTTCCACGGACTGTCGTTCCAGTGGGCGACCCGTCGAGCCGCCGCGCTGTTGCCCGGGGCGGCCGATCGGCTGTTGCTGGCGCATCTCGGTGGCGGGGCGTCCGTCTGCGCGGTTCGAGGTGGGCGCAGCATGGACACGTCGATGGGGTTCACCCCGTTGGAGGGGCTCCCGATGACCACGCGCTCCGGCAGCGTCGATCCCGGCATGTTGCTGTGGTTGCTCACCAAGGAGGATCCGCTGACCTCGGCAGACCTCGCCGACGGCCTGTACCACCGGTCCGGCCTGCTCGGTCTGTCCAACGGCCGCTCCGCAGACACCCGCGATCTGGTGGCCGCTGCGGCGGAGGGCGACACGGCGTCGGAGCTGGCGCTGGCCGTCTTCGCACACCGGACCGCCAGGGAACTGGCGGGTTGCGCGACCGCACTCGACCGGATCGACGCCGTGGTGTTCACGGGAGAGATCGGTTGGGACCAGCCGGAGGTCCGCTCCGCCGTCTGCGCGCGGCTCGCCTTGCTGGGGGTGTCCGACTCCCTGTCGGGCAACCGATCGAACGACGGGCTGATCAGTGAGCAGGGCGCGGCGGTACCGGTCCTGGTGATCCAGACCAGGGAGGAACTATCGCTGGCCGCCGAGGCCGCCGCCATCGTGCGGCGGTGA